One window from the genome of Phycisphaerales bacterium encodes:
- a CDS encoding FG-GAP-like repeat-containing protein: MYTHNTVLGVLAPAAIAAVLALTHLAHGQGCAASEVLDAEVRYDAGRSPEFAAIGDLDGDGDNDVAIANRVSDDVTVLLNNGDGTFAPPASYGVGDTPRVVAIGDLDGDGDGDLVVANQNTNDVSVLLNNGDGTYAPQVRQSVGRGPRSVAIGDLDGDGDADLTAANRDDDSVSVLLNNGDGTFAPHIVLAASNAPFSVVTSDLDGDGNADVAVANLGDDSVTVWLSDGDGTFAAPVSYAVGDAPWTVAAGDLDGNGSTDLAVANTNTDDVSVLLNNGDGTFAPQVVYAVDDLPRGVAIGDLNGDGAADLAATSRNEDSISVLLNNGDGTFGTPAAYDVGRRPNAAVIGDLDGQAHLDVVVSNQSNDSVSVLLNRCFTPEIVTQPDVVVLVPAAGGVAELGVVAAGPDLTYQWRRDGEPIADGGGVSGADSPTLMVDVGLEDVGAYDVVVTNAAGSVTSEPGVIARQVTCRADIDGDGSLTLFDFLAFQNAFAAGCP; encoded by the coding sequence ATGTACACGCACAACACAGTCCTCGGCGTGCTGGCCCCCGCGGCGATCGCGGCCGTGCTGGCGCTCACGCACCTCGCCCACGGCCAGGGCTGCGCGGCCTCCGAGGTCCTCGATGCCGAGGTGCGCTACGACGCGGGCAGGTCCCCCGAGTTCGCGGCCATCGGCGACCTCGATGGCGACGGCGACAACGACGTGGCTATCGCCAACCGCGTGAGCGATGACGTCACCGTGCTGCTGAACAACGGCGATGGCACCTTCGCGCCGCCGGCGTCCTACGGCGTGGGAGACACGCCGAGAGTCGTGGCCATCGGCGACCTCGACGGCGACGGCGATGGCGACCTGGTCGTGGCGAACCAGAACACCAACGACGTGAGCGTGCTGCTGAACAATGGCGACGGGACCTACGCCCCGCAGGTGCGCCAGAGCGTGGGCCGCGGCCCGCGATCGGTAGCCATCGGCGACCTGGACGGCGACGGCGACGCCGACCTGACCGCGGCCAATCGGGACGACGACAGCGTGAGCGTGCTGCTCAACAACGGCGACGGCACGTTCGCGCCCCACATCGTCCTCGCCGCGAGCAACGCGCCGTTCTCCGTCGTCACGAGCGATCTCGACGGCGACGGCAATGCCGACGTGGCCGTGGCGAATCTTGGCGACGACAGCGTGACCGTGTGGCTGAGCGACGGCGACGGCACGTTCGCGGCGCCGGTGTCGTACGCCGTCGGCGACGCCCCGTGGACCGTCGCGGCGGGCGACCTGGACGGGAACGGCAGCACCGACCTCGCCGTGGCCAACACCAACACGGACGACGTGAGCGTGCTGCTGAATAACGGCGACGGGACCTTCGCGCCCCAGGTCGTCTACGCCGTGGACGACCTGCCCCGTGGCGTGGCGATCGGCGACCTGAACGGCGATGGCGCCGCGGACCTGGCCGCGACGAGCCGGAACGAAGACTCGATCAGCGTGCTGCTGAACAACGGCGACGGCACGTTCGGCACCCCGGCGGCGTACGACGTGGGTCGCCGGCCCAACGCCGCCGTCATAGGCGACCTCGACGGCCAGGCCCACCTCGACGTGGTCGTGTCGAATCAGAGCAACGACAGCGTGAGCGTCTTGCTCAACCGCTGCTTCACGCCCGAGATCGTCACGCAGCCCGACGTCGTGGTGCTCGTGCCCGCGGCGGGCGGCGTCGCCGAGCTGGGCGTCGTCGCGGCCGGCCCCGATCTCACCTACCAGTGGCGGCGCGACGGCGAGCCGATCGCCGACGGCGGCGGCGTGTCCGGCGCCGACTCGCCCACGCTCATGGTGGACGTCGGCCTCGAGGACGTGGGCGCCTACGACGTCGTCGTTACCAACGCCGCGGGCAGCGTGACCAGCGAGCCGGGCGTGATCGCCAGGCAGGTGACCTGCCGCGCCGACATCGACGGCGATGGCAGCCTGACGCTGTTCGACTTCCTGGCATTCCAGAACGCGTTCGCGGCCGGGTGTCCGTAG
- a CDS encoding VCBS repeat-containing protein, with translation MSKRFVAGYAIASTLSMAGVASAQSCDPGSIFDAARAQPIGSGAYMPRLGDVDGDGDLDVAVINVDEDSFVLLRNDGSGALVRSATVSTADQPISIELADLTGDGVLDVVLIAFGDDVLSVYAGDGLGGFGPGAHASVGTNPASFDLGDLNGDSHLDAVVTSFNGRDLRILLGRGDGSFEPGITVPTGAAPYGVRLGDANGDGALDAVVAHHEDDDVGVYFGDGAGGLAPGASFDVGDGPAGVLLHDLDLDGDLDAIVTINTGASLDVLHNDGSGRYSSVQSLPASFGTALLASADVDGDAILDVVATNSSRTTAGVYLGDGTGGLSFPATLEVGNEPIGLALGDLDGRNGPDLVVANRADDAIAVLLNACDAFIEPCAADLDRDGELTIFDFLTFQNLFDRMDPRADFDGDGELTIFDFLAFQNAFDAGCP, from the coding sequence ATGTCGAAGCGCTTCGTCGCCGGATACGCGATTGCCAGCACGCTCTCGATGGCTGGCGTCGCTTCCGCGCAATCCTGCGATCCCGGATCGATCTTCGATGCCGCCCGGGCGCAGCCGATCGGGAGCGGCGCGTACATGCCCCGGCTGGGAGACGTCGACGGCGATGGCGATCTCGACGTCGCTGTTATTAACGTGGACGAGGACTCGTTCGTGCTCCTCCGCAATGACGGCAGCGGGGCCCTGGTGCGGTCCGCCACCGTCTCCACCGCCGACCAACCCATCTCGATCGAGTTGGCCGACCTCACCGGCGACGGCGTGCTGGACGTCGTGCTGATTGCGTTCGGCGATGACGTACTCAGCGTCTACGCCGGCGACGGCCTTGGCGGCTTCGGCCCCGGCGCTCACGCATCGGTCGGGACCAATCCCGCGAGCTTCGATCTGGGCGATCTGAATGGCGATAGCCATCTCGATGCGGTGGTGACCTCGTTCAACGGTCGCGACCTTCGCATCCTGCTCGGACGCGGCGATGGATCCTTCGAGCCTGGAATCACCGTGCCTACAGGAGCGGCGCCCTACGGCGTGCGTCTGGGCGATGCCAACGGCGATGGCGCCCTCGATGCCGTGGTGGCGCACCACGAGGACGACGACGTTGGTGTCTACTTCGGCGATGGCGCGGGTGGGCTGGCGCCCGGTGCAAGCTTCGATGTGGGCGATGGCCCCGCTGGCGTGCTGCTCCACGACCTGGATCTCGATGGCGATCTGGATGCGATCGTGACCATCAACACCGGGGCATCGCTCGACGTTCTCCACAACGACGGCAGCGGGCGTTACTCGTCCGTCCAGTCGTTGCCGGCGAGCTTCGGGACCGCGCTCCTGGCTTCGGCAGACGTGGACGGCGACGCGATCCTTGACGTCGTCGCGACGAACTCGTCCCGGACCACGGCCGGCGTGTACCTCGGCGATGGCACCGGCGGGCTCTCGTTCCCGGCGACTCTTGAAGTTGGCAACGAACCGATCGGCCTCGCGCTGGGCGACCTCGACGGGCGCAACGGTCCCGACCTTGTAGTCGCCAACCGCGCCGACGACGCCATCGCCGTGCTGCTCAACGCCTGCGACGCGTTCATCGAACCCTGCGCCGCCGACCTCGACCGCGATGGCGAGCTGACGATCTTCGACTTTCTCACGTTCCAGAACCTCTTCGACCGCATGGACCCGCGCGCCGACTTCGACGGCGACGGCGAATTGACCATCTTCGACTTCCTCGCGTTCCAGAACGCCTTCGACGCCGGCTGCCCGTAG
- a CDS encoding transketolase, with the protein MSFEAAVHAQAIDLCKMSLEMTEAAGSGHPTTAMSLSHITTVLLFHTMRWSPEYPDYPTSDRLVLSAGHAVPVVYAAACKLGMMVGRDPENRRPLTLDDAMTLRQQDSELDGHPNPMEGFPFFDAATGSLGQGLSVACGLAEADRLDGRDRVVYCIIGDGESREGQIAEALDYLADRKLRKVVPIFNCNGYGQAGRVSEQQGPERLAKKLEAYGFEAITIDGHDPSDIRNAFERAHGVADDNDLNSDTKPVAIIAKTVKGWGAPSMQGNGWHGKPAKNQAMERAKAELDERRGELTSALSSADSFAIQPPPEPAPAPQGEGEVPSMDQAMKQLDMESLRQTASLATRRAYGLALRAMGKPMPQVVVLDADVSNSTFAETFAKDSALASRFFECKIAEQHMISMAVGLSAAGKIPFASSFAKFLTRAYDQIEMAINSGAGIKIVGSHSGVTLAADGPSQMGLPDVSWFRSFTTMKDHRGNPGCYVLQPSDAYSAYALTQVMAEYEGTCYMRTHRPDVEFLYSDDDVFNLGGFEVLNEGRDIVICASGYMVHEANKAVELLDKAAIQATLVDMYSLPFDEEKLLDIIGANGGFVISMEDNYGGALGSAIAEAISHSGDGFTLKQMHVTHIPSSARTADELLKQCNLTAEDLVESVKEVLQVV; encoded by the coding sequence ATGTCCTTCGAAGCCGCCGTCCACGCCCAGGCGATCGACCTCTGCAAGATGTCCCTCGAGATGACCGAGGCCGCCGGCAGCGGGCACCCGACCACGGCGATGAGCCTCTCGCACATCACCACGGTGCTGCTCTTCCACACCATGCGGTGGAGCCCCGAGTACCCCGACTACCCCACGAGCGACCGCCTGGTCCTCTCGGCCGGCCACGCCGTGCCGGTGGTTTATGCCGCGGCGTGCAAGCTGGGCATGATGGTGGGCCGCGACCCCGAGAACCGCCGCCCGCTGACGCTCGACGACGCGATGACCCTCCGCCAGCAGGACAGCGAGCTCGACGGCCATCCCAACCCGATGGAAGGCTTCCCCTTCTTCGACGCCGCCACCGGCTCGCTGGGCCAGGGCCTGAGCGTCGCCTGCGGCCTGGCCGAGGCCGACCGCCTCGACGGCCGCGACCGCGTGGTCTACTGCATCATCGGCGACGGCGAGAGCCGCGAGGGCCAGATCGCCGAGGCGCTCGACTACCTGGCCGACCGCAAGCTGCGCAAGGTCGTTCCGATCTTCAACTGCAACGGCTACGGCCAGGCCGGCCGCGTGAGCGAGCAGCAGGGCCCCGAGCGGCTCGCCAAGAAGCTTGAGGCCTACGGCTTCGAGGCCATCACGATCGACGGGCACGACCCCAGCGACATCCGCAACGCCTTCGAGCGCGCCCACGGCGTGGCCGACGACAACGACCTGAACTCCGACACGAAGCCCGTTGCCATCATCGCCAAGACGGTCAAGGGCTGGGGCGCGCCGTCCATGCAGGGCAACGGCTGGCATGGCAAGCCCGCCAAGAACCAGGCCATGGAGCGAGCCAAGGCCGAGCTCGACGAGCGCCGCGGCGAGCTCACCAGCGCGCTCAGCAGCGCCGACAGCTTTGCCATCCAGCCCCCGCCCGAGCCAGCGCCGGCGCCCCAGGGCGAGGGCGAGGTGCCCAGCATGGACCAGGCCATGAAGCAGCTCGACATGGAGAGCCTCCGCCAGACCGCCAGCCTCGCGACCCGGCGCGCCTACGGCCTGGCCCTGCGGGCGATGGGCAAGCCCATGCCCCAGGTGGTCGTGCTCGACGCCGACGTCAGCAACTCGACGTTCGCCGAAACCTTTGCCAAGGACTCGGCCCTCGCGTCGCGCTTCTTCGAATGCAAGATCGCCGAACAGCACATGATCTCGATGGCCGTCGGCCTGAGCGCCGCGGGCAAGATCCCCTTCGCCAGCAGCTTCGCGAAGTTCCTAACCCGCGCGTACGACCAGATCGAAATGGCCATCAACAGCGGCGCCGGCATCAAGATCGTCGGCAGCCACAGCGGCGTCACGCTCGCCGCCGACGGCCCCAGCCAGATGGGCCTTCCAGACGTGAGCTGGTTCCGCAGCTTCACCACCATGAAGGACCACCGCGGCAACCCCGGCTGCTACGTGCTCCAGCCAAGCGATGCCTACAGCGCCTACGCCCTGACGCAGGTCATGGCCGAGTACGAGGGCACGTGTTACATGCGGACGCACCGCCCCGACGTCGAGTTCCTGTACAGCGACGACGACGTGTTCAACCTCGGCGGCTTCGAGGTCTTGAACGAGGGCCGCGACATCGTCATCTGCGCCTCGGGTTACATGGTGCACGAGGCCAACAAGGCCGTCGAGCTGCTCGACAAGGCCGCCATCCAGGCGACGCTGGTCGACATGTACAGCCTGCCCTTCGACGAGGAGAAGCTGCTGGACATCATCGGCGCCAACGGCGGGTTCGTGATCTCGATGGAGGACAACTACGGCGGCGCCCTTGGAAGCGCCATCGCGGAAGCCATCTCCCACAGCGGCGACGGCTTCACCCTCAAGCAGATGCACGTCACCCACATCCCCAGCAGCGCCCGCACCGCCGACGAGCTGCTCAAGCAGTGCAACCTGACGGCCGAGGACCTGGTCGAATCGGTGAAGGAAGTGCTGCAGGTCGTCTAG
- a CDS encoding helix-turn-helix transcriptional regulator yields MADRPSDTPPSTPGSSGSPGSRGSAPTGSGSGGDHRARTGPTGPGGSPHTQTTRQQAHQPARQAARPIHRGDEGSHGHAAHLGPLAEGPGDLGPAAIAALINMLRDEPALGLALVDAEGMTIASNRRFLTLTVPKGAAEGATASQHDPQHLHHRATSTGRRGVWARVGPDAVRTARTSGNPTVLHFIHEGAQVQCDVWPLVHQDPSVAEGPTCLVVAVQGRFDPGPDSQCEPKRTTPARHAHPHTSPHASPHASGHEHPGEDRFTTLAPMLAELGELEALTARELEVLALIGQGMATREIAGALGRSPRTVERHCDAIHKKLGTSNRVQMARYAMRAGLTPEAGKLKRV; encoded by the coding sequence ATGGCCGACCGTCCGTCCGATACCCCGCCCTCGACCCCCGGTTCGAGCGGATCCCCGGGCTCGAGGGGATCCGCCCCAACGGGAAGCGGATCAGGCGGGGATCACAGGGCACGCACGGGACCGACCGGCCCCGGGGGGTCGCCCCACACGCAGACAACCCGCCAACAGGCCCACCAGCCGGCCCGCCAGGCCGCCAGGCCCATCCACCGCGGCGACGAGGGATCGCACGGCCACGCCGCCCACCTCGGCCCGCTAGCCGAGGGCCCGGGCGATCTCGGTCCCGCCGCCATCGCCGCGCTTATCAACATGCTGCGCGACGAGCCGGCCCTGGGCCTCGCGCTCGTCGACGCCGAGGGCATGACCATCGCCAGCAACCGCCGCTTTCTGACGCTCACCGTGCCCAAGGGCGCGGCCGAGGGCGCCACCGCCAGCCAGCACGACCCTCAACACTTGCACCACCGCGCGACGTCGACCGGCCGCCGCGGCGTGTGGGCCCGCGTCGGCCCCGACGCCGTGCGCACCGCGCGCACCAGCGGCAACCCGACCGTGCTGCACTTCATCCACGAGGGCGCGCAGGTCCAGTGCGACGTGTGGCCGCTCGTGCACCAGGACCCGAGCGTCGCCGAGGGCCCCACGTGCCTGGTCGTCGCCGTGCAGGGCCGCTTCGATCCCGGGCCCGACTCGCAGTGCGAGCCCAAGCGGACCACGCCCGCACGCCACGCCCACCCCCACACGAGCCCCCACGCCAGCCCCCACGCTTCCGGCCACGAGCACCCCGGCGAAGACCGCTTCACCACGCTCGCTCCCATGCTCGCCGAGCTGGGCGAGCTCGAGGCGTTGACGGCCCGCGAGCTCGAGGTGCTGGCGCTCATCGGCCAGGGTATGGCAACGCGCGAGATCGCCGGCGCCCTCGGCCGCTCGCCCCGCACGGTCGAGCGGCATTGCGACGCGATCCACAAGAAGCTGGGCACGAGCAACCGCGTACAGATGGCCCGGTACGCGATGCGGGCCGGGCTGACGCCCGAGGCTGGGAAGCTGAAGAGGGTGTAG
- a CDS encoding FG-GAP-like repeat-containing protein, which yields MHRIRRLLAGTPLYGPLATLALAPAAALGQGDLFDPAVFYPVGETPLGVAIGDLDGDGDADVVTSNGSSDTVSVLLNGGDGTFAPDVPYDVGRRAGRVAIGDLDGDGDNDLAVSGGTFMAVSVLLNNGDGTFGASRRVGVGRNPIGIVLGDLDGDGDLDVATQNSDGDDVSVRLNNGDATFAPLTSYPVGTNPAGLALADLDGDGDQDLAVCNGDDREVGVLLNNGDGTFAAQVRYAVGASCRGLAIADLDGDGDADVVVANSSEDAISVLMNQGDGTLGAPVRYDAGRVPRGIAIGDLDRDGDADVALANQFGSIASVLLNEGDGSFGLSEDYGVGSGPVSVAIGDFLGDGAGDLAVTNITSDDVSVLLNRRPVPPMITTQPPAVVLLSSGGGVVELRVVATASEPLSYQWRRDGVDLVEGGGVSGATTPTLTIDATVDDMDRYDVVVSTVDGSVTSDPSVIAVRTDCVADFDGDDGLTIFDFLAFQNAFDAGCP from the coding sequence ATGCACCGGATCCGACGCCTCTTGGCCGGCACGCCCCTGTACGGGCCGCTCGCCACGCTCGCGCTCGCGCCCGCCGCGGCACTGGGGCAAGGCGACCTGTTCGACCCCGCCGTGTTCTACCCGGTCGGCGAGACGCCGCTGGGCGTCGCCATCGGCGATCTGGACGGCGACGGCGACGCCGACGTGGTCACCAGCAACGGCAGCAGCGACACCGTGAGCGTGCTGCTCAATGGTGGCGACGGGACCTTCGCCCCCGACGTGCCGTATGACGTCGGGCGGCGGGCGGGCCGGGTGGCGATCGGCGACCTGGACGGCGACGGCGACAACGACCTTGCGGTCTCCGGCGGGACCTTCATGGCCGTCAGCGTGCTGCTCAACAACGGCGACGGGACGTTCGGGGCCTCGAGGCGGGTCGGCGTCGGCAGGAATCCGATCGGCATCGTGCTGGGCGACCTCGACGGCGACGGCGACCTCGACGTCGCGACGCAGAACTCCGACGGCGACGACGTGAGCGTCCGCCTCAACAACGGCGACGCGACCTTTGCGCCCCTCACGAGCTACCCGGTGGGCACGAATCCCGCGGGCCTGGCGCTGGCCGACCTGGACGGCGACGGCGACCAGGACCTGGCCGTCTGCAACGGCGACGACCGCGAGGTCGGCGTGCTGCTCAACAACGGCGACGGAACGTTCGCGGCGCAGGTGCGCTACGCGGTGGGCGCATCGTGCCGGGGGCTGGCCATCGCCGACCTCGACGGCGACGGCGACGCCGACGTGGTCGTTGCGAACTCCAGCGAGGACGCGATCAGCGTGCTGATGAACCAGGGCGACGGGACGCTCGGAGCGCCCGTGCGCTACGACGCCGGCCGCGTACCCCGCGGCATCGCCATCGGCGACCTCGACCGCGACGGGGACGCCGACGTGGCGCTGGCCAACCAGTTCGGCAGCATCGCGAGCGTGCTGCTGAACGAGGGCGATGGCAGCTTCGGGCTCAGCGAGGACTACGGCGTCGGCAGCGGGCCCGTGTCCGTGGCGATCGGCGACTTCCTCGGCGATGGCGCCGGCGACCTCGCCGTGACGAACATCACGAGCGACGACGTGAGCGTGCTGCTGAACCGGCGGCCCGTGCCGCCGATGATCACCACCCAGCCGCCGGCCGTCGTGCTGCTCTCGTCGGGTGGCGGCGTCGTCGAACTGCGGGTGGTGGCGACCGCCAGCGAGCCGCTGTCCTACCAGTGGCGACGCGACGGCGTGGACCTGGTCGAGGGTGGCGGCGTCTCGGGCGCGACGACGCCCACGCTGACCATCGATGCGACCGTCGACGACATGGACCGCTACGACGTGGTCGTCTCGACCGTCGATGGCAGCGTGACGAGCGACCCCAGCGTGATCGCCGTGCGGACTGACTGCGTCGCCGACTTCGACGGCGACGACGGCCTGACGATCTTCGACTTCCTGGCCTTCCAGAACGCCTTCGACGCGGGCTGCCCGTAG
- a CDS encoding transcriptional repressor, whose translation MTRDTRQRRAIRSVFDDADGPLGPQEVLDRAQQEVPGIGLATIYRTIKLMLDDQELTAVELPGEPARYEPADRTDSHHHFFKCDACGRVYEVQGCVSNPAGLAPDGFQVSRHEIVLYGTCANCA comes from the coding sequence ATGACCAGAGACACTCGCCAGCGACGGGCCATCCGCTCGGTGTTCGATGATGCCGACGGCCCCTTGGGCCCCCAGGAGGTCCTCGACCGCGCCCAGCAAGAAGTGCCCGGCATCGGCCTGGCGACGATCTATCGCACCATCAAGCTGATGCTCGACGACCAGGAGCTGACCGCCGTCGAGTTGCCCGGAGAGCCCGCCCGCTACGAGCCGGCCGATCGGACCGACAGCCACCACCACTTCTTCAAGTGCGATGCGTGCGGACGGGTCTACGAGGTCCAGGGCTGCGTGAGCAACCCGGCCGGGCTGGCCCCCGACGGCTTCCAGGTTTCCCGACACGAGATCGTGCTGTATGGCACCTGTGCGAATTGCGCATAG
- a CDS encoding aminotransferase class V-fold PLP-dependent enzyme: MPEKIRERLYLDNAATSFPKAPGVYEAIAHYGNEIGASPGRGGYQEARQGSGVLGECRRLIARLINATDPDRVVFTLNTSDALNMAIKGLVFNRLRTDPDARIHVVTTAMDHNSVLRPLNALRAMLPGLFRWTRVPVDELGIVDPTDVAEAITSETALVAVVHASNATGAIQPVSEIGAQCRKRGVPFLVDAAQSVGHLPVDVERDAIDFLAFPGHKGLLGPLGTGGLYVGPGMEERLDTMREGGTGSRSEEDTQPTELPDRYESGSHNTVGIAGLIPGVRYVLDRGIDALRAHEVALIERFVAGLDEVPGVRLVGPRNATQRAAVFGLVFDGIDPQEAAGLLERDHGLLTRAGLHCAPGAHESMGTTPLGGTVRISFGPFTTAADVERTLAGVAQIAPIAASS, from the coding sequence ATGCCCGAGAAGATCCGTGAACGTCTCTACCTCGACAACGCAGCCACGAGCTTTCCCAAGGCCCCGGGCGTCTACGAGGCCATCGCCCACTACGGCAACGAGATCGGGGCTTCGCCCGGACGGGGTGGCTATCAGGAAGCGCGGCAGGGCTCTGGCGTGCTGGGCGAGTGCCGCCGGCTGATCGCCCGCCTGATCAACGCCACAGACCCGGATCGCGTGGTCTTCACGCTCAACACCAGCGATGCGCTCAACATGGCCATCAAGGGGCTGGTGTTCAACAGGCTTCGCACCGACCCGGACGCGCGCATCCACGTCGTCACGACGGCGATGGACCACAACTCGGTGCTGCGGCCGCTCAACGCGCTCCGTGCGATGCTGCCGGGCCTGTTCCGCTGGACGCGCGTGCCCGTCGACGAATTGGGCATCGTGGATCCGACCGACGTCGCGGAGGCGATCACGAGCGAGACGGCGCTGGTAGCCGTTGTCCATGCGAGCAACGCGACGGGCGCCATCCAGCCCGTCAGCGAGATCGGTGCCCAGTGCAGGAAGCGGGGCGTGCCATTCCTGGTCGACGCGGCCCAGAGCGTGGGGCACCTGCCGGTCGACGTCGAGCGCGACGCGATCGATTTTTTGGCCTTTCCCGGGCACAAGGGCCTGCTCGGGCCGCTCGGTACCGGCGGGCTGTACGTCGGCCCGGGCATGGAAGAACGCCTCGACACGATGCGTGAGGGAGGCACGGGCTCTCGCAGCGAAGAGGACACCCAGCCGACCGAACTCCCCGATCGTTACGAGTCTGGCTCGCACAACACGGTGGGTATCGCGGGGCTGATCCCCGGCGTGCGATACGTGCTCGATCGCGGCATCGACGCACTCCGCGCGCACGAGGTTGCGCTCATCGAGCGATTCGTGGCCGGCCTCGACGAGGTCCCGGGCGTGCGACTGGTCGGGCCTCGAAACGCCACTCAGCGGGCTGCGGTCTTCGGCCTGGTGTTCGACGGCATCGATCCGCAAGAGGCAGCGGGCTTGCTCGAGCGTGATCACGGGCTGCTCACGCGGGCCGGACTGCACTGCGCGCCGGGGGCCCACGAGTCGATGGGCACCACGCCGCTGGGAGGCACCGTGCGCATCAGCTTCGGGCCGTTCACGACGGCCGCGGACGTGGAGCGCACGCTCGCGGGTGTTGCCCAGATCGCGCCGATCGCGGCGTCGAGCTAG
- the tmk gene encoding dTMP kinase: protein MADPRPSAPSWLPTLKGRFLVFEGPDGSGKSTQLRMLEAMLKDAAIPVVTVREPGGTAAGEAIRDVLLDHRQAAMDVRCEMLLYMASRAQLVAERIAPALAKGKVVLADRFVASTLAYQGAAGGLSIDDILAVARVVTHGAEPHAEPDLNLIFDVDEATAAARLGLLLDRMEAKGAAFHARVRAGYLAQVEGAMADHGGAGSDRYARIDATQQPEAVFAELLSILGRKFAG from the coding sequence ATGGCGGACCCCCGGCCCAGCGCCCCATCCTGGCTGCCCACGCTCAAGGGCAGGTTCCTCGTCTTCGAGGGCCCCGACGGCTCGGGCAAGAGCACGCAGCTGCGCATGCTCGAGGCCATGCTCAAGGACGCCGCCATCCCCGTCGTCACCGTGCGCGAGCCCGGCGGCACGGCGGCGGGCGAGGCCATCCGCGACGTGCTGCTCGACCACCGCCAGGCCGCGATGGACGTGCGGTGCGAGATGCTGCTGTACATGGCAAGCCGGGCCCAGCTCGTCGCCGAGCGCATCGCGCCGGCGCTGGCCAAGGGCAAGGTCGTCCTGGCCGACCGCTTCGTTGCCAGCACGCTGGCCTACCAGGGGGCCGCAGGCGGGCTGAGCATCGACGACATCCTGGCCGTCGCCCGCGTCGTCACGCACGGGGCCGAGCCGCACGCCGAGCCCGACCTGAATCTCATCTTCGACGTCGATGAGGCGACCGCCGCCGCCCGCCTGGGGCTGCTGCTGGACCGGATGGAGGCCAAGGGCGCCGCCTTCCACGCCCGCGTGCGTGCGGGCTACCTGGCCCAGGTCGAGGGCGCCATGGCCGACCACGGCGGGGCCGGGAGCGACCGCTACGCCCGGATCGACGCGACCCAGCAGCCCGAGGCCGTCTTCGCCGAGCTCTTGTCGATTCTGGGCCGGAAGTTCGCCGGCTAG
- a CDS encoding sulfite exporter TauE/SafE family protein — protein MSTSSQVLQGRVMQYAPFVAWAAWFLVAWTTAVVCLGLGPTVAREWPIAVAMALGSYVAGSTPMGGGTVGFPILVLLFGEPVGLGRNFSFLIQSVGMSSATILILCGRLPLAVRPLLWSMAVAAVVLPIASRTIVPVLPDAVVKLVFAVIWAGFGIMTLVKLKQILTPHPRIARSAGFDAGAGIAAGLVGGLAASATGVGIDMVLYCILVLLYRADLRTAVATSVVVMAFTSLVGALNAATLGQIDVPVLSKWVAAAPIVLLGAPLGVLMMRLIPRGVTLVTVSLLCLAQYVWALTNVGLTWATLGGSLLAVLLLNACFHFMYRFAEPPDTLSKAPSPRTE, from the coding sequence GTGAGCACGTCATCGCAGGTGTTGCAGGGTCGCGTCATGCAATACGCGCCCTTCGTCGCGTGGGCGGCGTGGTTCCTCGTGGCGTGGACCACGGCCGTGGTCTGCCTCGGGCTTGGACCGACGGTCGCGCGAGAGTGGCCGATCGCCGTCGCCATGGCGCTCGGAAGCTACGTGGCCGGCAGCACGCCCATGGGCGGGGGCACCGTGGGCTTTCCCATCCTCGTTCTGCTCTTCGGCGAGCCGGTGGGCCTTGGCCGGAACTTCAGCTTCCTCATCCAGAGCGTGGGGATGAGCTCGGCGACGATCCTGATCCTCTGCGGACGGCTGCCGCTTGCCGTGCGTCCGCTCCTCTGGTCGATGGCGGTCGCGGCCGTCGTCCTGCCGATCGCTTCGAGGACGATCGTGCCCGTGCTGCCCGACGCGGTGGTCAAGCTCGTCTTCGCGGTGATCTGGGCGGGCTTTGGCATCATGACCCTGGTGAAGCTCAAGCAGATCCTGACGCCGCACCCCAGGATCGCCCGATCGGCCGGCTTCGATGCGGGCGCGGGCATCGCGGCGGGGCTCGTCGGTGGGCTCGCGGCCTCGGCGACCGGGGTGGGCATCGACATGGTGCTCTACTGCATCCTGGTGCTGCTCTACCGCGCTGATCTCAGGACGGCCGTCGCCACGAGCGTCGTGGTCATGGCCTTCACGTCACTGGTGGGGGCCCTCAACGCCGCGACGCTGGGGCAGATCGATGTCCCGGTGCTGAGCAAGTGGGTGGCCGCCGCACCGATCGTGCTGCTCGGGGCGCCGCTGGGCGTCCTCATGATGCGGCTCATTCCTCGCGGCGTCACGCTCGTCACCGTCTCCTTGCTCTGTCTTGCCCAGTATGTCTGGGCTCTCACCAACGTTGGCCTCACCTGGGCCACGCTCGGTGGCTCGTTGCTCGCGGTGCTCCTGCTCAACGCCTGCTTCCACTTCATGTACCGATTCGCCGAGCCGCCCGATACGCTCTCGAAAGCCCCGTCGCCCCGAACAGAGTAA